aaatattaaaaatagaaatattaattttttttttaggtccgaggatgaaccccgccccgcagcccgtcttcgacgtagttcggagagcagttcccgtgcatcgggatcgtctcacgaacaaaactcgattcccgcatatattcccgctccagctcccgttactgctcaacaggatccgggggtcatgccagttgaactattggttcaacaaccaggtcgagagcatctcccggttctccaacccaacccacgacgaggacatagcacttggttagtattttttttatttgtagcattatgtttttttccgttaattaacttgctaacttgtattttatttaaaggttcaccaagtcgagaAAATGCATTAgcaggagcatcaaccagatgatgtactccatgctccgttttggatatttaaagtggagtgtgatcccttccgacgaacgagagttgtggtttcgtcagtttgcggtagtaactcttcatttttttaagtatttacattttttaatatatttacttattaaattatgtttgttttgtagcaagagttcaactggcactccgatctcacggaaacagtccgtaggaaattcaacgaaaaggccatggactcttatacgTAGCAGATGAACGCGTGGAAGACAATTTGGtagaagaacaagaggccacggttcatcaacgggacggtgtgggagcagttgatagctcattgggagaaggaaaaaactgcagagacgtcttctaggaactccaagaaccggaagagcgatcgtggcggaaaaggtatgtatgtgcacaacctcggcgtttgctctatgtctactaaggaggatgaacttgtaatttttttattattatttatctttatattttttaaataaatattttatatattccttggctaataatagcggttttttagatcgaagcaaatgacggtaatcccgttgatcgtctccaactcattaaggtggcttacactaacaagaagacgggtcaaattcaggacctcgtgatcaaaggtgtcgttgatttggtggaagctgaaatagcatctcaatctcagcctctctctgatgacggcgattctacgggaacttcaaccaacttgtccctattgcaaataaatgagatggttgaaaaggtaattttttttattaatatatgttttttataatgtcgattactaacttgtccctatttactaactttaaatagttttttaggcggttcctaaaaggaaaggaggctgtttagttgggttggcccgccgtgcttctttgtatccggcatcttcttcgcaagctccgtatgccgatcccatgattctcgaggagctacatgacaaagatgaacggattgcggcattggaggagcagaacaccactatcctttctgagaatgccacgatccgttcggagaatgccactatccttgctgagctggcatcccagaagaagttcaacgccGAGATAATGCataagctagatcgtttgatgtcttcgagttcttagttttttctgctttttaaaactttctgaatgttttttttctatttcggtttgtatgaattttaaactttatgaatgttttttttctatttcggtttgtatgaatttaaattctataatattattagttttaaatttcagattttatttatttattaattaatttttagtataaaaaaatatataaaaatgcaaaattaattcgtttttaaaattgatatattgCGACGAATTGTGGGCGTCGGACTATACCGACGAACCatagtccgtcggtattttccgactgAGGGGgttcctcgaaatattccgacgaaccattgtccgtcggtatctTCTGACGCCCCATagtccgtcagtattttccgagGACTACATTCGTCGGTATAATCCAAGGAACGTTTTCCGTCGGTacatagtttttccgatgaactctggtctcgtgtgtcaGCATCGGAATAttgtcggaagttcgtcagaatgaagtttctcggtattcgttagaaagtcgtcggaaggtctgacgaaattccgacgaatacTTTTTTCCGACAAAATGATACCGATGAATTGGTTCGtcaaaaattcgtcggaatcggtctattatgacgaatttctgacgatttcggccattAGAATCCCCATGTTTTCTTGTACTGTTTGTTTTAATCAAATTCTAGTGttctgaaaaatataatttttattttaatattaaaaaattgaaactaaaataaaatataaaaatcaaacttttattgatactttttgtttgaaaattttcttAGAATCTGAAGCCTTTATAAAGATCAATTAGATAAATACCGGTTAAAGAAAACACATTCTGGATTTTTTTGGTTGAATTTGTATTTTGACATACTTCTCCATCGCCTCTTTTTGTAGTCAACACCAACTTTGAGATTTAAATGGTAACACAAAAACAGATATACAATActcttaacatattttttaaatagttgaATATTAGTGTTATAACAAAAACGTATTCCCTCCGTTTCTAAATGATccttgttttagaaaaatattttgtttttaaaagatcaatattttacattttcaatgtatgtaataatgtcaaattgtaaacttcaaaaacattaattgtgtTTATTAAATTCTGATTGGTTAAAAATCATAGAAAAGAGCTAAACACGGAAAGTAATACatttattatcaaaaatttacGTGTTTTTTAATAAGTGTGTAAACTCTAAAACATGGATCATTCTGAAACGTAGGGAGTATTTGTAAAAATGGTTAAACCATAACAAACCGAGACACTTGAGAAGGGAAGTTCGTGGGTGATGGGTTTTTTTCCAGCAACCGTTGCCTACagttattttgacttttaacactttttaattttaattttgtaaatataattacatGTGTCAAAATTTGATTAGCTAGGTGACTTGTGCTTATTATATAAGGgatattttttgttaacaacatttattattattttgtaatattttttaagtaatatgaagctttaaaatgtaaaatttagagttaaaaatattttattttaattattaatagtttcatttaagctgctttgtaaaattttagatatatatgacaaatatcaaCTAAATTTGATTGAATTAAGTATGTCATGTCtttttcagatcctaaatacccgaaccctaTCCGGACTCGATATAGACCCgaaaaattatatgtattttaattatagacccgaaccgatccggacccgagaagaaccgatccgaacccgaacccaaattttctaaatacctATTGGATCTAActatttaggacccgaaaaaACCGGATCCGAAAGAAACATGTTTGAACCCGACCCGAATATCCGAACGCCTAGACCTAGTTTCTGGAAGAGTTACGATTGTTGTAACGATTGGTTTcatgtttaaataaatttatagaaaacaaaaaatagtagtaCACCAGACTCgaaatcaattatttttgaaaaccaaaaatatcaaCGTAATTTGACATTGTGATAACGACAATTATTAGTTAAAATCTCAGATTAATGGACTATTAATATTCTCCAAATTTCACTAAAAAGGGCCCAGTCcattttatgatatttaaaatagtaTACATCCTTGATATAGTAAAAGGAccattatcttcttcttttctcttttaaCAAAGGGACTATGGCGAGAAAAAATATCCGGATCTAAAGAACCGACGCAAAATTGATCTGAAATTAGGGTTCGAATCTGATCAAACCTGGAGTAAATAACTGAATGGATCCTAAATTGCTATATCCAAAGAAACGATGTCAAACCTGAtccaaaccaaaaaccaaaggagtatccaaaaatatctgaaatgtaaatatatatctaaactattatatattattgtacttatatttattttaataatttaaattaaattcataaattaaatatattagttatttttaatacttttatgtattgaatataaatactaaAACAAAACCGTTTCTAATGagtgtttttggttattttggtatatttagataattaaatataaaatattcgaATCGAATCGGTTAACTAATAATTGTCGTTATCACAATGAATCCATTGCAAATACATTAGTTATTTGGTTATTTTAGTTTCTACACATCGGAATCGAATCCACCCGGTTTCGGGAAGATTCGGCTCGAACCTGAcctcaaaaattttaatatctgAATGAGACTtagtttcaaaactcaaaaaatccAATACTTGAAAAACAGACCCGTACTGGAATAGATATATGAATGTCCATGCTTAGAAAGGACCATTATCTTGAGTTCTAGTTATGCGGCTTAGAACATGTTTATTGCAGATCTCTTAGGTTGGGGTttttagcgtaatataagatacggtctcttagcttttaactaaaaaaaactaagagacatctcttaaataagagatataagaaacgtttcttagtttttttagttaaaaactaagataccgtatcttatattacgttaaaaaccctaatctaaaaGACCTGCAATAAACATGATCTTGTGCCCTCTCACACACGACAATAAAAGCggattcacatatatatatatatatatatatatatatatatatatatatatatatatatatatatatatatatatatatattaaatgtaacaaatGGGAACTTCttagtaacaaaagaaaagaaaagaaaagagaaacttTGATAACGCTAACACACTACAtccatgtaaatatataaagagaacGGTAGAATTTAAATATTGCATCATTCATATATTACCTTAGTGTCACTAGAGATTTGTAGGCAAGTATTTTCTTGGTGCTGAGCAATATATCAGCATTTAAAACTAGCCTAAAAATCTCTAATGACACTAAGATAACTTTAAAAGATAAGATTAGCACAAAAGATAATCTAAATCttaaatatgttaagtttataacaaaacctaaaaaaacatttgatataatattttctcAAGTAAAAGGAAGATTCAATAATTTTACTCATTTTTCCTTTTACCAAAAACACGTTGTTAATAACATTAAAGCTAAACAATTAGCTTATAAGCAACATGATAAAGTTGATTTGATCAATTTTGTTTAAAGGTAATTTCAACGCGCCTTAAAGTCTTCTTTGTGGCCTTGTAGTATTCGTTTATTAGCTTTGTACCCAACTTCCACTTGACATTTTgtgttgaaaattaaataaatgatgcGTTTTCTATATTTCGTCTATAGTTTCCGATAAACAAATCGtccttttatcttcttttttttccatgTCCTTATCTCAGGCtttcaatttataaaacttCTTCACAATATTTCCTTCTTTTATTGTACCCGATTGGAGCCAAATACTGAAGCCCTAGTTATCTTTGGGGATCTCATGTAAGGATAACTATTTACGCACATATTTTTTGTCGGATTGTGTTCgtaatatatagtattttttctATTCATATATTCATAATATTatactaataagtaataacGTTAATATAAAGCtagtatattattaaatataatatagggACTGCTTCACTAAATTCTCGGTGTATGTCTTTGCTTTTACTTTCCTCGTTCAATGAGAGgaccaaaattttatattgcAGAGTCGCACATGAATCTCAACCTTCTCTCTCCTTCAAGAGCACATCAGAACAACGACGTGGTCTCGCAGACGAGGAGGAGCTGCTTCTTCCTCTTGCCCTAATTAAGCTACATAACTAGGGTTTCCTCTTACCTTTCCCTCACCAGAGATCATTTTTCATAAGTGACCCTTTTCTCTTTGCTTTAGTCTTTAGTCTAGTTCTGTTCTTGGTCTGTTTTCGTTTTGTCGGCTTGTGTAACTAATCACCCCTTTTTTAGCTAGTGGCTCCTCAAAATCCTGAGTTTTGACTTCTCTATCTGAGttattttttctctctctctcttcatgcTCTTCCTCACCTCTCAATATATCAGCCAGAAGAACCAAGTATCAAGATTCAAGAACTAAGAATCAAGAAAATTTATTTGAGCTGGCGAATAAACAGTGGTGGGATAGGGAACTAGTAGATGCGGCGGCGATGGAAGGCGGTTACGAGCAAGGCGGTGGAGCTTCTAGATACTTTTATAACCTCTTCAGACCAGAGATTCACCACCAACAACAGCTTCAACCGCAAGGCGGAATCAATCTTTTTGACCAGCACCATCAccagcaacaacaacaccagCAACAGGAGCAGCAGCAACCGTCCCATGATTCAAGAGAATCTGATCACTCAAACAAGGATCATCATCACCAAACGGGGCGACCCGATTCAGATCCAGCTACATCAAGCTCAGCACCTGGGAAACGTCCACGTGGACGTCCACCAGGATCTAAGAACAAACCTAAAGCACCGATCATAGTGACGCGTGATAGCCCGAACACGCTTAGATCTCACGTTCTTGAAGTATCTCCTGGAGCTGACATAGTTGAGAGTCTTTCCACTTACGCTAGGCGGAGAGGGAGAGGAATCTCCGTTTTAGGGGGAAACGGCACCGTTTCTAACGTCACTCTCCGTCAGCCAGTCACGCCCGGTAACGGCGGTGGTGTTGGGGCTGGAGCCGGTGGAGTTGTGACTTTACATGGAAGGTTTGAGATTCTTTCGCTAACGGGAACCGTTTTGCCACCACCTGCACCCCCTGGTGCTGGTGGTTTGTCAATATTTTTATCCGGAGGGCAAGGTCAGGTGGTTGGAGGAAGCGTCGTGGCTCCGCTTGTTGCGTCTGCTCCGGTTATACTAATGGCTGCTTCGTTCTCAAATGCGGTTTTCGAGAGATTGCCTattgaggaggaggaagaagaaggcggtggtggcggcggcggaggaggagaaCCACCGCAGATGCAGCAAGCCCCATCAGCTTCTCCACCATCGGGAGTGACGGGTCAGGGACAGTTAGGAGGTAATGTGGGTGGCTATGGTTTTTCCGGTGATCCTCATTTGCTAGGATGGAGAGCTGGTACACCTTCAAGACCACCTTTTAATTGAATTTACATGTGTGTTTAAATCATTTGTGGAGTCCTCTTTCATTTGGGATCTTTGGTATTTATTTTGCAGTTAATATGCATATTTGAGCgttcgtgtttttttttctttcctctctCATCTTGATAGATCGATCCTAGACATTAGAGGAATGCATATTAATTTGTCTTTCATACGGTTACTTAGCAAAACCTCTCcatatatgtatttcttttaTTCGTTGCTAGGGTTTCGTGATGTACGGTATAACTATTATCATACTTAGCTCGATTTGATAGATATATCATGTATAGTTTTTAATTAACGGTTTCGAATTCTTTTAAGAAATTTTGAGGTTT
The window above is part of the Brassica napus cultivar Da-Ae chromosome C8, Da-Ae, whole genome shotgun sequence genome. Proteins encoded here:
- the LOC106421316 gene encoding AT-hook motif nuclear-localized protein 27-like, whose protein sequence is MEGGYEQGGGASRYFYNLFRPEIHHQQQLQPQGGINLFDQHHHQQQQHQQQEQQQPSHDSRESDHSNKDHHHQTGRPDSDPATSSSAPGKRPRGRPPGSKNKPKAPIIVTRDSPNTLRSHVLEVSPGADIVESLSTYARRRGRGISVLGGNGTVSNVTLRQPVTPGNGGGVGAGAGGVVTLHGRFEILSLTGTVLPPPAPPGAGGLSIFLSGGQGQVVGGSVVAPLVASAPVILMAASFSNAVFERLPIEEEEEEGGGGGGGGGEPPQMQQAPSASPPSGVTGQGQLGGNVGGYGFSGDPHLLGWRAGTPSRPPFN